The proteins below come from a single Jaculus jaculus isolate mJacJac1 chromosome 12, mJacJac1.mat.Y.cur, whole genome shotgun sequence genomic window:
- the LOC101604811 gene encoding protein dpy-30 homolog — protein MDGEQMLEGQMQVAEENPHSDYGHVGNMERIVESEKINAEKSSKQKVDLQSLPTRAYLDQTVVPILLLRLAVLAKERPPNPIEFMASYLLKNKAHFEDQN, from the coding sequence ATGGATGGTGAGCAGATGCTGGAGGGACAGATGCAGGTTGCAGAAGAAAACCCTCACTCTGATTATGGCCACGTAGGCAACATGGAGAGGATAGTAGAAAGTGAAAAGATTAATgcagaaaagtcatcaaaacagaaggTGGATCTACAATCTTTGCCAACTCGTGCCTACCTGGATCAGACAGTTGTGCCTATCTTATTACTGAGACTTGCTGTGCTTGCAAAGGAAAGACCACCAAATCCCATTGAATTTATGGcatcttatcttttaaaaaacaaggcaCACTTTGAAGATCAAAACTAA